In a genomic window of Leishmania donovani BPK282A1 complete genome, chromosome 32:
- a CDS encoding ubiquitin hydrolase, putative, translating to MSSEGALSSGDAMEEMELKERNHSIEGSSFTATTRDSFASAEEDSTASQVNEEACMTTGKPRTITWNGTATTAHDYTAASTAETDDEENAAVAAQPQLPLDRLQAYIQALVGNILESLRGFDGSITWLKRSHSAIAAHLDGINAGAVPAATEEFSVAWFGIASAVLHDLIQESVADIFALATPPLLSSENEESARGLCVTPHELSVAFVSGLQSIVSEVMNDGGCHGSGGSHHFSRYSLRSFAHVKEISEMSRRLMEEHLTQGAHVPHALRNKYSDDTTPIDCKEDLCSILQSTADAWVCSFFPAYQQRSRNPTEVAPFLWGEEEDASRLNLELFFYCLYFACQQRSLMQNREALPRGVVVPTAWMEQLLRWSTQAKEQHCLASPGPHPPFPGPIDTFALMTVSPHDPRRHWLSLDSERYQVIPETLYNSFFDFFGTGPKYVMYGAFPLRERCLLMWKPLPLTVFTTFEWWERNESDGALDKYSVEVPVEEALLHSDMREVCHLAWGVMREEEGMMSDKVARVWFAAINGTDTVRICCKGLYMLSVKTGPFTIAERGDGMDVTVQEILQQLRRRIEQYMPESVEEWRLQTSGKVLLSLVLTLNNTNGDDGGGEITRTMEVAAHQCGVCGLTNVGNTCYMNSALQCLSNLTSFRTKLLTLPISHFSQAVITPLLIRLLTTMWSGQHSFAETRELKEQIGMRVKRFSGYQQQDANEFIEVLLDHLSEEINLLSERCYRQREDSDKAIATQELSTIFWSNFLENNKSFIPPLFFHQSKTVFTCLTCGECSTVFDNNVTLSVSIKDPPQRRAMSVDVMVELSKSDDAAEPVSHSGFMAPLFRPVKGGTARAHALVTLKVHVLVQPDNTVREQEVEEALRQLLLSNASASREVLRFFLDGSADEMTAEEEKQRARSVAARVQVDVRVMDIPDHGRVFAWARCYLASADLSVASAPPPTTVGAAGAPAARVWYFMKDAPLPSTTAIIGTPVWIDEFPASYGAEHPQPAAVDAADAEGLVLASEPRDCMTAYAEHIRPRSLEVATALLQRVPEDETDEVALFTPTETLSGGAGYVTPPSHKHEAKGKLASANDAGAAAASIERDIKIVQRILRKSTTASVTKTTFTGDDINTDATGSEACEKAPASTALTTTIVVCIQYDSAKYQLVTDGRSSDAFGLRGVGSDITPEVKCSLHECLSHSMQPDLLRGEDAWFCSRCKEFRETKVHRTLFRLPPCLIVSFKRFKMHTYSADKKNTTVQFPSELDFAPYLDPESAGLQTEGTKYRLRGVVYHTGSLSFGHYTAAAFNDSVKKWVYYNDTHATIDSCDAPAPNGAYILCFERVEATASPA from the coding sequence ATGAGCTCTGAAGGAGCTCTGAGCTCTGGGGACGCtatggaggagatggagctGAAGGAGAGAAACCACAGCATTGAAGGATCTTCGTTTACCGCCACTACCCGTGACAGCTTCGCCTCTGCAGAAGAAGACTCGACAGCATCACAGGTCAACGAAGAAGCGTGCATGACTACCGGCAAGCCGAGAACCATAACTTGGAATGGGACGGCTACGACAGCGCATGACTACACCGCTGCTTCTACGGCTGAAACGGATGACGAGGAGAatgctgccgtggcggcgcagccgcagcttcCGCTCGACCGACTCCAGGCTTATATTCAGGCGCTTGTGGGAAACATCTTGGAGAGCCTTCGCGGGTTCGACGGCAGCATCACATGGCTAAAGCGCTCACACTCGGCCATCGCAGCCCACCTGGACGGCATCAACGCCGGGGCTGTTCCGGCCGCAACGGAGGAGTTTAGCGTTGCCTGGTTCGGTATCGCAAGCGCTGTGCTGCATGACTTGATCCAAGAAAGCGTAGCGGACATTTTCGCTctcgcgacgccgccgcttctgtcCAGCGAGAATGAGGAATCAGCGCGTGGGTTGTGCGTGACGCCGCACGAGCTGTCCGTTGCCTTTGTCTCGGGTTTGCAGAGCATTGTTTCGGAGGTGATGAATGACGGCGGGTGCCATGGCTCGGGTGGCAGCCACCACTTCAGCCGCTACTCCTTGCGCAGTTTTGCCCATGTAAAGGAGATCAGCGAGATGAGCCGCCGTCTCATGGAGGAACACTTGACGCAGGGAGCACACgtgccgcacgcgctgcgcaacaAGTACAGCGACGATACGACCCCTATCGACTGCAAGGAGGACCTCTGCTCCATTCTCCAGAGCACTGCTGATGCGTGGGTGTGCAGCTTCTTTCCAGCCTACCAGCAGCGCTCTCGCAACCCAACAGAGGTGGCGCCGTTTCtgtggggggaggaagaggacgccTCGCGCCTTAACCTGGAGCTGTTCTTTTACTGCTTGTACTTTGCTTGTCAGCAGCGGAGCTTGATGCAGAACAGGGAAGCTCTTCCGCGCGGCGTTGTGGTGCCGACGGCGTggatggagcagctgctgaggTGGTCCACGCAAGCGAAGGAGCAGCACTGCTTGGCCTCACCCGGGCCACACCCACCTTTTCCGGGCCCGATCGACACGTTCGCGCTCATGACGGTCTCGCCGCACGACCCGCGCCGGCACTGGCTTTCTCTAGACTCGGAGCGATACCAGGTGATTCCAGAGACTCTGTACAACTCCTTCTTTGACTTCTTTGGCACCGGCCCCAAGTACGTCATGTATGGAGCCTTTCCTCTGCGGGAGCGCTGTCTCCTCATGTGGAAGCCGCTTCCGCTGACCGTGTTCACGACATTTGAGTGGTGGGAGCGGAACGAATCGGACGGAGCGCTTGACAAGTACAGCGTAGAGGTGCCCGTGGAGGAGGCACTCCTGCATAGCGACATGCGCGAGGTGTGCCACCTCGCCTGGGGCGtgatgagggaggaggagggcatgATGTCGGACAAGGTGGCCAGAGTGTGGTTTGCGGCAATCAACGGAACCGACACGgtgcgcatctgctgcaAAGGCCTCTACATGCTTTCCGTGAAAACAGGTCCGTTCACGATTGCAGAAAGGGGGGATGGGATGGACGTGACCGTGCAGGAGATattgcagcagctgcggcggcgcatcgaGCAGTATATGCCGGAGAGCGTGGAGGAGTGGAGGCTGCAGACGAGCGGGAAGGTGCTCTTGTCCCTGGTGCTGACGCTGAACAACACaaacggcgacgacggcggaggcgaaaTTACACGCACGATGGAGGTGGCAGCACACCAATGCGGTGTGTGCGGCCTGACCAATGTCGGCAACACATGCTACATGAACAGTGCCCTTCAGTGCTTGTCGAATCTCACCTCCTTCCGCACGAAGCTTTTGACGCTTCCCATTTCGCACTTTTCACAGGCGGTTATAACTCCGCTGCTCATTAGGCTGCTGACGACGATGTGGTCTGGGCAGCACTCCTTCGCGGAGACCCGTGAGCTTAAGGAGCAGATTGGTATGCGAGTGAAGCGTTTTTCTGGCTACCAGCAGCAAGATGCAAATGAGTTCATAGAAGTGCTCCTGGATCACCTGAGTGAGGAGATCAATCTCCTCTCGGAGCGATGCTACCGACAGCGCGAGGACAGCGACAAGGCGATCGCGACGCAGGAGCTCTCCACCATCTTCTGGAGCAACTTCTTGGAAAACAACAAGTCGTTCATAccgcccctcttcttccaccAGTCGAAGACCGTCTTCACATGCCTCACGTGTGGGGAGTGCAGCACCGTCTTCGACAACAACGTCACGCTCTCCGTCAGCATCAAAGacccgccgcagcggcgcgccatgAGCGTGGATGTTATGGTGGAGCTAAGCAAGTCTGACGACGCGGCCGAGCCCGTCTCACACAGCGGCTTCATGGCACCGCTGTTTCGACCTGTGAAGGGGGGCACGGcccgtgcgcacgcgctggtGACGCTGAAGGTTCACGTGCTGGTGCAGCCAGACAACACGGTGCGCGagcaggaggtggaggaggcgcttcgacagctgctgctgagcaatGCCAGTGCTAGCAGAGAGGTGCTGCGCTTTTTTCTGGACGGCTCTGCAGATGAGATGactgcggaggaggaaaagcAGAGGGCAAGGAGTGTggcagcgcgcgtgcaggtGGACGTGCGCGTAATGGACATTCCTGATCATGGTCGCGTGTTTGCTTGGGCACGGTGCTACCTGGCGAGCGCAGATCTGAGCGtggcatctgcgccgccaccgactACAGTGGGTGCAGCAGGGGCGCCTGCGGCACGTGTGTGGTACTTCATGAAGGATGCACCGCTTCCCTCCACGACTGCCATAATAGGCACCCCGGTTTGGATCGACGAGTTTCCGGCGTCTTACGGTGCGGAGCACCCGCAGCCTGCGGCCGTGGatgccgccgacgcggaggGTCTCGTTTTGGCCAGCGAACCCCGTGACTGCATGACCGCCTACGCGGAGCACATCCGCCCGCGCTCTTTAGAGGTGGCGACAGCACTTCTTCAACGCGTTCCAGAAGACGAGACGGACGAGGTAGCGCTCTTCACTCCCACAGAGACTCTAAGCGGAGGGGCAGGGTACGTCACGCCTCCATCCCACAAGCACGAAGCCAAAGGAAAGCTGGCGTCCGCcaacgacgccggcgcagcggctgcatcCATTGAGCGAGACATCAAGATAGTTCAGCGCATTCTCCGCAAATCCACAACCGCCAGCGTCACAAAAACCACATTCACGGGCGACGACATTAACACAGATGCGACAGGGAGCGAGGCCTGTGAAAAGGCGCCAGCTTCCACGGCGCTGACGACCACCATTGTCGTGTGCATCCAGTACGACTCTGCCAAGTATCAGCTCGTTACCGACGGACGGAGTTCGGATGCCTTTGGACTCCGCGGCGTAGGTAGCGACATCACCCCGGAGGTGAAATGCTCGCTGCACGAGTGCTTGTCGCACTCTATGCAGCCGGACCTGCTGCGGGGCGAGGATGCCTGGTTCTGCAGTCGGTGCAAGGAGTTTCGGGAGACGAAAGTGCACCGCACCCTCTTCCGTCTGCCCCCGTGCCTCATTGTGTCCTTTAAGCGCTTTAAGATGCACACGTACAGCGCCGACAAGAAGAACACCACAGTGCAGTTCCCCAGCGAGCTCGACTTTGCGCCGTACCTGGACCCCGAATCCGCTGGACTTCAGACGGAGGGCACGAAGTACCGCCTGCGCGGTGTGGTGTACCACACCGGGTCGCTCAGCTTTGGGCATTACACTGCGGCCGCCTTCAACGATTCCGTGAAGAAATGGGTATACTAcaacgacacacacgcgacgATCGACAGCTGCGACGCCCCAGCGCCGAATGGGGCGTACATTTTGTGTTTTGAGCGCGTTGAAGCTACGGCAAGTCCAGCGTAA
- a CDS encoding tubulin-tyrosine ligase-like protein, translating to MRHCGSIYEEMAKQLLATGRWSHLSVRQCSVTKALVVSETQKDLSDTNMHLLLGEKMPCERVIATRRFMSKRYRSCLGEGTNARRTAYGSRSYTSPGLRMPMGSGDDGEVRVVDFVENTRSITLKSSMVTALLKHHNYNWNTLGNYLPMSFKLTPCQSSRDERQQLLATVKGGMRLPHEGDEPCLWIAKSSAGCHGDNIEIFRGDYRGILKLLRFIDSQHGSQPWIAQQYVDRPLLYHKRKFDIRCWALLLRDMYEIYVHEELVMRTSSVPYNRESATSKTPTGRLAHITNHCVQETSKMYSLYEESNELWREHLDGLIRYKGTVRAAKLKQEKYTPLCSPRPQEPNRGDVPYPTRYSNDSRESLYPIREANRSDSTTAPRLVSVHDEPTTITLDNHIMPQIHFIIRDSLLAARSHVPDEPAIPPTHTFQVFGYDFLIDENLKVWLLEINGAPGGPDRLKPALVKDTIELAVAPYFPGTMNLKAKRHNGYVRVYP from the coding sequence ATGCGGCACTGCGGCTCTATCTATGAGGAGATGGCGAAGCAGCTTCTGGCGACCGGCCGTTGGTCGCACCTATCCGTCCGCCAGTGCTCTGTCACGAAAGCCCTCGTCGTCTCTGAAACGCAAAAAGATTTGTCTGACACGAACATGCACCTGCTCCTTGGAGAGAAGATGCCGTGCGAGCGGGTAATTGCAACCCGACGCTTCATGTCGAAGCGGTACCGGAGCTGCCTCGGCGAGGGCACCAACGCGAGGCGCACCGCCTACGGTTCGCGCTCCTACACGTCCCCGGGACTCCGGATGCCGATGGGCAgtggcgatgacggcgagGTGCGCGTGGTGGACTTTGTGGAGAACACGCGAAGCATTACATTGAAGAGTTCAatggtgacggcgctgctaAAGCACCACAACTACAACTGGAATACGCTTGGCAACTATCTTCCTATGTCCTTTAAGCTGACACCGTGCCAGTCAAGCCGTgacgagcggcagcagttgCTAGCAACAGTAAAGGGCGGTATGCGGCTACCTCACGAGGGGGACGAGCCGTGCTTGTGGATCGCGAAGAGCTCCGCCGGCTGCCACGGCGACAACATCGAGATTTTTCGCGGTGACTACCGGGGAATtctgaagctgctgcgctttATCGACAGCCAACACGGCAGTCAACCTTGGATAGCGCAGCAGTACGTAGATCGCCCTCTCCTTTACCACAAGCGCAAGTTCGACATCCGGTGCTGGGCTTTGCTCCTTCGCGATATGTACGAGATCTACGTGCACGAGGAGTTGGTgatgcgcaccagcagcgtgccATACAATCGCGAAAGCGCCACGTCCAAGACTCCCACGGGTCGGCTGGCGCACATCACAAATCATTGCGTGCAGGAAACGAGCAAGATGTACTCGTTGTACGAGGAGAGCAACGAGCTGTGGCGGGAGCACTTGGATGGACTCATTCGCTACAAGGGAACGGTGAGAGCTGCAAAGCTGAAGCAGGAAAAGTACACCCCTCTCTGCAGTCCGCGGCCACAGGAGCCGAACCGCGGCGACGTTCCTTACCCGACAAGGTACTCGAACGATTCGCGGGAGTCCCTGTACCCGATTCGCGAGGCGAACCGCAGCGACAGTACAACTGCCCCACGCCTCGTCAGCGTCCATGATGAGCCAACCACGATCACGCTCGACAATCACATCATGCCGCAGATCCACTTTATCATTCGCGACTCGCTGCTGGCCGCACGGTCGCACGTGCCAGATGAGCCGGCCATCCCCCCTACCCATACCTTTCAAGTCTTCGGATACGATTTTCTCATCGACGAGAACCTCAAAGTGTGGCTCCTGGAGATCAACGGCGCGCCGGGCGGCCCTGACCGCCTGAAGCCTGCGTTGGTGAAGGATACAATTGAGCTGGCTGTGGCCCCGTACTTTCCGGGTACGATGAACCTGAAAGCAAAGCGGCACAACGGctatgtgcgcgtgtatccTTGA
- a CDS encoding nucleoside diphosphate kinase b, whose product MSSERTFIAVKPDGVQRGLVGEIIARFERKGYKLVALKILQPTTEQAQGHYKDLSSKPFFPALVKYFSSGPIVCMVWEGKNVVKSGRVLLGATNPADSQPGTIRGDFAVDVGRNVCHGSDSVESAEREIAFWFKADEIASWTSHSVSQIYE is encoded by the coding sequence ATGTCCTCCGAGCGCACCTTTATTGCCGTCAAGCCGgacggcgtgcagcgcggcctCGTTGGCGAGATCATCGCCCGCTTCGAGCGCAAGGGCTACAAGCTCGTCGCCTTGAAGATACTGCAGCCGACAACGGAGCAGGCCCAGGGTCACTATAAGGACCTTTCCTCCAAGCCGTTCTTCCCGGCCCTTGTGAAGTACTTCTCCTCTGGCCCGATCGTGTGTATGGTGTGGGAGGGTAAGAACGTGGTGAAGAGCGgccgcgtgctgctcggcgcgaCGAACCCGGCGGACTCACAGCCTGGCACGATCCGCGGCGACTTTGCCGTGGATGTGGGCCGCAACGTGTGCCACGGCTCCGACTCCGTGGAGAGCGCGGAGCGCGAGATCGCCTTTTGGTTCAAGGCGGATGAGATCGCGAGCTGGACGTCGCACTCCGTGTCCCAGATCTACGAGTAG
- a CDS encoding minichromosome maintenance (MCM) complex subunit, putative: MSTPEKRAYAAAASSKYPNYINDRDICKRFLEEFRDSTGEAKYVIQAHHIAQRQSIVYPIFLDDVAGFGQLHLAQRIQMNVVGYMEELYRVVDSIIPQTDRVVDMVDQLVMEARMSGQELPALLTRRYELKIHPLSEDSAPIPLRELRGGKIGTLTVLRGICIAATAVRPKLSMLVSVCEVCAETTFQQVIGDRLTPLQVCQSQRCKLNNAVGRLLAQNKASKFMKYQELRVQELPEDVPRGAIPRTIRVVCEGEQTRIAAPGQVVRITGVYCPDPSTGQGHEAFRASTMVKTLYKAIHVELEKRSYQEAAEDMRAQVEDIRDYPDREAVIEKLTRSIAPEIWGMEDVKKALLCQLVGGSSIANGIRIRSDINILFMGDPGVAKSQLLKWIASVAPRSVFTTGKGSSGVGLTAAVTHDTHTGEVMLEGGALVLSDKGVCCIDEFDKMDDSDRTALHEVMEQQMVSIAKAGIITSLNARTSILAAANPKFGRWKRNATPTENVNLPPALLSRFDLLWLLLDESSRERDAELSMHVTHVHLHGVAPGTVADDGVRGTTTEYFGRDFLRAYVGEVKRIHPYVDPGAAKAISDIYCEMRAQSVRYSNVVTARTLLSLIRLSQACARLRFSERVLEEDVREAGRLLDCSKASLQDRPATDMHRMVTTSDASIFSVIRDIARGRSSVDLSEIRPALMMKGIGESHLQRCLRTYCEVGVWSVSGTMLEFAED; this comes from the coding sequence ATGTCTACACCAGAGAAGCGCGCGtacgctgctgcggcatccAGCAAGTATCCGAACTACATCAATGACCGAGATATTTGCAAGCGTTTTCTTGAGGAGTTCAGGGACTCTACGGGAGAGGCGAAGTATGTAATTCAGGCCCATCACATTGCGCAGCGACAGAGCATTGTATATCCCATCTTTCTCGACGATGTTGCGGGTTTCGGGCAGCTTCATCTAGCGCAAAGGATTCAGATGAACGTTGTCGGATACATGGAGGAGCTTTACAGGGTTGTCGACTCTATTATTCCTCAAACTGACCGCGTTGTGGACATGGTGGACCAACTGGTCATGGAGGCACGGATGTCTGGCCAAGAGCTGCCCGCCTTGCTGACACGTCGATATGAGCTGAAAATACACCCGCTTAGCGAAGACAGTGCTCCCATTCCTCTGCGAGAGTTGAGAGGAGGAAAGATCGGCACGCTGACTGTTCTTCGCGGCATTTGCATCGCTGCCACTGCAGTCCGCCCAAAGCTCTCTATGCTCGTGTCGGTGTGCGAGGTTTGCGCCGAGACGACCTTCCAGCAGGTCATCGGTGATCGCCTAACACCGCTACAGGTGTGTCAATCGCAGCGCTGCAAGCTGAACAATGCTGTGGGTAGGCTGTTGGCACAGAATAAGGCAAGCAAGTTCATGAAATATCAGGAACTACGGGTGCAGGAGCTGCCCGAAGATGTTCCGCGTGGCGCCATCCCGCGGACCATCCGTGTTGTCTGCGAAGGAGAGCAAACCCGTATTGCTGCACCGGGGCAGGTTGTTCGTATCACAGGAGTCTACTGTCCGGACCCTTCCACTGGGCAGGGTCACGAGGCCTTCCGCGCGTCCACGATGGTGAAAACACTTTACAAAGCTATCCACGTCGAGTTAGAGAAGAGAAGCTACCAGGAAGCAGCAGAGGACATGCGCGCACAGGTGGAGGATATCCGGGACTATCCTGACCGAGAAGCCGTCATTGAAAAGCTCACCCGCAGCATAGCGCCCGAGATCTGGGGTATGGAGGACGTGAAGAAGGCACTCTTATGTCAGCTTGTCGGAGGTAGCTCCATTGCAAACGGCATTCGGATTCGCAGCGACATCAATATCCTTTTCATGGGAGATCCCGGAGTGGCGAAGAGTCAGCTTCTGAAGTGGATTGCATCTGTTGCACCCCGATCCGTGTTTACGACCGGTAAGGGCAGCTCTGGAGTTGGGCTTACGGCTGCTGTAACTCACGATACCCACACAGGTGAGGTGAtgctcgagggcggcgcacTCGTTTTGTCCGATAAGGGAGTTTGCTGCATCGATGAGTTCGACAAAATGGATGACTCTGACCGCACAGCTCTGCACGAGGTCATGGAGCAGCAGATGGTTTCTATCGCCAAGGCGGGTATCATCACGTCGCtgaacgcgcgcacgtccATTCTCGCCGCGGCGAATCCCAAGTTTGGTCGGTGGAAGCGTAACGCGACGCCAACGGAGAACGTGAATTTACCGCCAGCACTTCTTTCTCGTTTCGATCTGCtctggctgctgctcgacgaATCGAGCCGGGAGCGCGATGCTGAGCTTTCGATGCACGTTACCCACGTCCACCTCCACGGTGTCGCGCCTGGCACGGTGGCGGATGATGGAGTGCGAGGTACCACCACCGAGTATTTTGGCCGCGACTTTTTGCGGGCGTACGTGGGTGAGGTCAAGCGCATTCACCCCTACGTTGACCCAGGTGCCGCCAAGGCCATCAGTGACATTTACTGTGAAATGCGAGCGCAGAGTGTGCGATATAGCAATGTCGTCACGGCTCGTACGTTGCTGAGTCTCATCCGTCTCTCGCAGGCGTGCGCCCGCCTGCGCTTCTCGGAgcgcgtgctggaggaggacgtACGAGAGGCTGGCCGTCTGCTTGACTGTAGCAAGGCATCTCTTCAGGATAGACCGGCCACGGATATGCATCGCATGGTGACAACATCTGACGCGTCTATCTTTTCGGTCATCAGAGACATCGCTCGTGGGCGTTCATCCGTCGATCTCTCCGAGATTCGCCCCGCGCTCATGATGAAGGGGATTGGAGAATCCCACCTGCAGCGATGCCTTCGAACGTACTGTGAAGTCGGAGTCTGGTCAGTTTCCGGGACAATGCTGGAGTTTGCAGAAGACTAG
- a CDS encoding tubulin binding cofactor A-like protein has protein sequence MSDSTESTNRFAGNVRQAEAPNEKTLRIKVSALKRTIKDLEFAKREVERELQRLDTLRQSDPDRVPQQTKVVDEAQMMVPHSVNRIMASVKDLSDYLEKEGSTVSNEELLDLARATMADGQAAVS, from the coding sequence ATGTCTGATTCTACCGAATCCACCAACCGCTTTGCCGGCAATGTGCGGCAGGCAGAAGCGCCGAACGAAAAGACGCTGCGGATCAAAGTGAGTGCTCTGAAGCGCACTATCAAAGATTTGGAGTTTGCGAAGCGAGAAGTGGAgcgggagctgcagcgcctcgacaCCCTGCGCCAGAGTGATCCAGACCGTGTTCCTCAGCAGACGAAGGTTGTCGACGAGGCCCAAATGATGGTACCCCATTCTGTGAACCGGATTATGGCCTCAGTGAAGGATCTCTCTGACTAtctggagaaggagggctCTACTGTGTCGAATGAGGAGCTTTTAGATTTGGCGCGTGCCACTATGGCCGACGGCCAAGCGGCAGTTTCGTAA
- a CDS encoding ATP binding protein-like protein codes for MSNSTEQALLQIAQQIERAVDDEIDRIDQMDDDEILAIRQKRLKQLKEIQARRDEWLRKGHGQYLEVAEPKEFFDNVKSSERIVVHFMRRSTPRCEIIERHLRTIAHEHFETRFCYVDVERIPSLPERFNVMMLPTLMLVEKGHTFHSIIGFDEFGGTDDFTTDTVTQVLAHYGMVNDKGMFAADQNDE; via the coding sequence CAGATTGCACAGCAGATCGAGCGCGCCGTCGATGACGAAATCGACCGCATCGATCAGATGGACGATGACGAGATTCTCGCCATTCGTCAGAAAAGGCTGAAGCAACTGAAGGAGATTCAGGCCCGTCGTGACGAGTGGCTCCGCAAGGGCCATGGGCAGTACCTAGAGGTTGCGGAGCCAAAGGAGTTTTTTGATAACGTGAAGAGCTCGGAGCGGATTGTTGTCCATTTCATGCGACGCAGTACCCCTCGCTGTGAAATCATTGAACGGCATCTGCGCACGATTGCCCACGAGCACTTTGAGACTCGCTTTTGTTATGTTGACGTTGAGCGCATTCCGTCTCTCCCAGAACGCTTCAACGTGATGATGCTCCCAACCTTAATGCTTGTGGAGAAGGGACACACATTCCACAGCATCATCGGCTTCGACGAGTTTGGCGGGACTGACGATTTTACTACCGATACAGTTACCCAGGTTTTGGCGCACTACGGTATGGTCAACGACAAGGGGATGTTTGCTGCAGACCAGAATGATGAATAG